One window from the genome of Zea mays cultivar B73 unplaced genomic scaffold, Zm-B73-REFERENCE-NAM-5.0 scaffold_576, whole genome shotgun sequence encodes:
- the LOC118475689 gene encoding putative ATP synthase protein YMF19: MPQLDKLTYFSQFFWLCLLLFTFYILFYNNNNGILGISRILKLRNQLLSHRGNKIRSKDPNNLEDISRKGFSTGLSYMYSSLSEVSQWTVDYLGKRRKITLISDFGEISGSRGMERQILYLISKSSYNTSSSRITCWKNIMLTHVPHGQGSII; encoded by the coding sequence ATGCCTCAACTTGATAAATTGACTTATTTCTCACAATTCTTCTGGTTATGCCTTCTCCTCTTTACTTTTTATATTCTcttttataataataataatggaaTACTTGGAATTAGCAGAATTCTCAAACTACGGAACCAACTGCTTTCGCACCGGGGGAACAAGATCCGGAGCAAGGACCctaataatttggaagatatcTCGAGAAAAGGTTTTAGCACCGGTCTCTCATATATGTACTCCAGTTTATCCGAAGTATCCCAATGGACCGTCGACTATTTGGGAAAAAGGAGGAAAATCACTCTGATCTCAGATTTCGGAGAAATAAGTGGCTCACGAGGAATGGAGAGACAGATTCTCTATTTGATCTCGAAGTCCTCATATAACACTTCTTCCAGTCGGATCACTTGTTGGAAAAACATAATGCTCACACATGTTCCACACGGGCAAGGAAGCATAATCTAA